In the genome of Mucilaginibacter sp. 14171R-50, the window GCAAAAGCTACCGGCGCGCCTATTATGGGTATCGGAGACAGATGCTGCATAAAAAACGCCATTATAGACAAAAACACGTACATAGGCAACGATGTAAAAATAAATTGCGGCGGGCCTTTGCCTGACGGCGATTTCCCGACATATACGGTAACTGATGGTATTGTGATAGTTAAGAAACGCGCTGTAATACCAAGCGGAACGGTGATATAAGCTTGTTGAGAACACCTACTTAGCAGAAAGTGTTCACGTTCGGCGCACGTGAACACCGTGAACAGACATGAACGCTTGATAATCAGCTAATTAATAAAACGGGTGGTGACAGTATACTGTCACCACCCGTTTCGTTTAATATTATATCAGAAGAGAAGGCGCCCCACGTTTTTTAGACAGCCTTTATGTTATAGCTCTATGCTTTCGCCAATGGCCGGCAGCTTTAAATTAAGCCCGGCGTGTATAAATTTACCGGCAACTTCTTCTTTATCTATCTTGATCACCGGGAACGAATCGTAGTGTATGCCGATAATGTTTTTACAATTGATGAACGCGGCGGCCTTAATAGCATCGTCGGCTCCCATGGTATAATTATCGCCTATTGGCAAAAGTGCCCAATCAAGGTTCTCGTCCTCCAGTAGTTTCATATCATAAGTAAGCGCTGTATCACCTGCAAAGTATATTTTTTTTCCTTCGGATGATAGTACAAAACCGGCAGGGTTACCGCCGTTGCTGCCATCGGGTAGTGCGCTGGAGTGTACAGCGTTTACCATTTTAACGCGGCCAAACTCAAAGTTGAAGCCACCGCCAATGTTCATGCCGTGTACATTGGTTATGCCCTGCTTACCCAGCCAACCCGCAATTTCGGCAATGCATATAATTTTTGCACCACTGTTTTTTTGAACAGTTACCAGGTCGGCAACGTGGTCGCCGTGCCCGTGCGATACCAATATATAGTCGGGTTTTAGGCTGTTAACATCAATGTTTTTAGCCAGGTCGTTCGGCGTGATGAACGGGTCGAATAACAATGTTTTGCCGTCGGTCACGATCTCAACGGTCGACTGGCCATAATAGGTAAGTTTCATAGATTTTAAATGTGCAGATATGCAAATGTGCGTATGTGCAGATTATTAGCACATCGCTTTGCATACCCTGGTTATTAAATATTCATAAGCTCATCTGTGCATTTGCATGTTCACGCAATTGCACATCTGTCACTTTATTTACCAAACAGGTTGCCTAATCCGCCCATTCCGCCCAGCATGGCACTGGTCATGGCTGCCATTTCGCTCTGGCTTACGTTTTCGGCCTGCTCCATGGCTTTGTTTATAGCAACAACCAGCAGTTCTTCCAGTTCCTCTTTATCGGCTTCTTTCAAAAAAGCTTCGTCAATAGCAACCGATTTAACCACTTTGTTGCCATTTGCCTGTACGGTTATTTTGCCACCCTCGGCGGTGCCGGTAACGGTTATGGCATCCAAACGTTGTTTTACTTCGCCCGCCTTTTGCTGGGCCTCCATTAGTTTATCGAACATGTTACCCCCTAATCTTCGCCCCCTAACCCCCTAAAGGGGGAATAGAAGTTGACTGTTTTATTTTAACATTGTTATTTAATTCAAAAACTCCCCTCTTCAGGGGGCCGGGGGCTAATCCTCCGCCGTATCGCCGCTGCCGGTATAAGCCCCCTTGCGCACAACCGGCATACCTGTCATTTTAAATAGGTCGTCAAGGTGCAGCAGGCTGCCGTTTACTACATTACCTAACAAAACAATGGTAACATCGTTTTTCATATCGCGCAAAAATATATGGCGAAACCCATGCCACCAGCCGGTATGGTAAACCACCTTTTGGCCCGGGCTTTCAAATATACGCCACCCGTATCCATAACTGAAGTGCCCGCGTATCATGGGGTTGCGCGCCGTATAAGCAGAATCTTGCGTGGCGGGTTTAATGAGCTTGCCGGCTTTAAGGGCCTGGTCAAAAACATATAAGTCGCCAACGGTGCTGTAAATGCCTTTATCGCCCACGGGGCCGTCTAAAAAGTTTTGTGCTACCGAGTATTTCCAGCTGTTACGGTCATGGCCCACTACATCAACGGGTATTTTATCATAAACCGCCTTTGAATAAACGGCGGTATGTGTCATCCCGGCGGGTTTAAAAATATGTTCCTTCATGTAGTCGGCATAGCTTTGGCCGGTAACCTTTTCTATAATAGCGCCCAGCACCATAAAGTTGCTGTTGTTGTATAAAAAGCTGGCGTTTGGCTTGTTAAAGCGCGCTGGCTTGTATTTGGCTATCATAGCCATAACCTCTTTGTTGGTTAAGCCCTTTTTTTGGTTAAGATGCTGGCTGCGGTAAATATTATCCACGAAGTAAACGTAATTCATCATGCCGCTGCGGTGCGTAAGCAGCAAACGTATGGTCACTCCATCATACGGAAAATCAGGGAAGAACTCCTTCACATCCTGATCTAACTTAATTTTGCCTTTTTCCCAAAGCTGCATAATGGCGGTACCCGTCATGGTTTTGGTAACCGATGCCAGTTCGAACTGCGAGTTCAGTTTAAGGCTGTCGCGGGTGAGGTGATTGGCCCAGCCAAACGACCCTTCGTAAAGTATCTTGCCTTTCTTTGCAACCAGTACGTTGCCGTTAAACCCGCTTACCTTATGCAGGTGCTGCATAAACTCTTCAATTTTTTTATCGCCTTTAGCGGGGTCGTACTTTAGCAGTTCGGTTGTATTAAAAGGTTTGCCGTTATCGGCTTCGCCTTTTTTATTTTCGCCGTTGCCGGAGCAGGAAGTAAACAGGAGGATGGAAAATATGGTTGAAATGGCAGCTGTGCACACTTGTTTCATAGACAAAAATTCTTTCACGTAAACGAAGGCGAAAATTAGAAATTATATAGGAGGTATAAGCCTAAAAGTTGATTAATGTTTCAACATTGTTAAAACTATCTTAAATTTAGGCATGAAACTTAAACGCAACCTATCACTATTAATCATTGCCTTTTTTATTTCGACAGTTACTTATGGACAAAGCAAAGAAGACGCAAAAACGCTGACAGACCAGAGTTCTACTTTAAATAAACAAGG includes:
- a CDS encoding serine hydrolase — encoded protein: MKQVCTAAISTIFSILLFTSCSGNGENKKGEADNGKPFNTTELLKYDPAKGDKKIEEFMQHLHKVSGFNGNVLVAKKGKILYEGSFGWANHLTRDSLKLNSQFELASVTKTMTGTAIMQLWEKGKIKLDQDVKEFFPDFPYDGVTIRLLLTHRSGMMNYVYFVDNIYRSQHLNQKKGLTNKEVMAMIAKYKPARFNKPNASFLYNNSNFMVLGAIIEKVTGQSYADYMKEHIFKPAGMTHTAVYSKAVYDKIPVDVVGHDRNSWKYSVAQNFLDGPVGDKGIYSTVGDLYVFDQALKAGKLIKPATQDSAYTARNPMIRGHFSYGYGWRIFESPGQKVVYHTGWWHGFRHIFLRDMKNDVTIVLLGNVVNGSLLHLDDLFKMTGMPVVRKGAYTGSGDTAED
- a CDS encoding metal-dependent hydrolase, which produces MKLTYYGQSTVEIVTDGKTLLFDPFITPNDLAKNIDVNSLKPDYILVSHGHGDHVADLVTVQKNSGAKIICIAEIAGWLGKQGITNVHGMNIGGGFNFEFGRVKMVNAVHSSALPDGSNGGNPAGFVLSSEGKKIYFAGDTALTYDMKLLEDENLDWALLPIGDNYTMGADDAIKAAAFINCKNIIGIHYDSFPVIKIDKEEVAGKFIHAGLNLKLPAIGESIEL
- a CDS encoding YbaB/EbfC family nucleoid-associated protein, with the translated sequence MFDKLMEAQQKAGEVKQRLDAITVTGTAEGGKITVQANGNKVVKSVAIDEAFLKEADKEELEELLVVAINKAMEQAENVSQSEMAAMTSAMLGGMGGLGNLFGK